Proteins encoded in a region of the Apostichopus japonicus isolate 1M-3 chromosome 19, ASM3797524v1, whole genome shotgun sequence genome:
- the LOC139960324 gene encoding serine/threonine-protein phosphatase PP1-beta-like encodes MNQPEINLDRIIEQLLSSGGKQVQLPESQIRQLCQLSRKQFLEEPMLVELKAPVNIVGDIHGQYQDLIRHFEKCRFPPEANYLFLGDYVDRGKQSLETICLMLAYKLKHPENFFMLRGNHECASINRIYGFYDECKRRYNIKLWKTFTDTFNSLPIAAVVESTILCMHGGLSPDLSSIDQLRHINRPLDIPDHGLVCDLLWSDPDEDITGWGENDRGVSYTFGGDVIRHFLKQNDLSLIVRAHQVVEDGYQFFQKRKLVTLFSAPNYCGEFDNAGGIMIVTEDLTCSFSILPPELAKLPVKKK; translated from the exons ATGAATCAACCAGAAATTAATTTGGACAGAATAATTGAGCAGCTCCTTAGTTCTGGAGGAAAGCAG GTTCAGCTACCGGAAAGTCAGATCAGGCAGCTATGCCAACTGTCTAGGAAGCAGTTTCTGGAGGAGCCGATGCTGGTGGAGCTCAAAGCTCCCGTGAATATCGTAGGAGACATCCATGGCCAATACCAAGACTTGATACGACACTTTGAAAAGTGTCGCTTTCCTCCGGAGGCAAATTACCTCTTTCTTGGCGACTATGTCGACAG AGGCAAACAATCCTTGGAGACAATTTGCTTGATGCTGGCTTATAAGCTGAAACACCCGGAGAATTTTTTCATGCTTCGAGGAAACCATGAATGTGCAAGCATAAACAG AATTTATGGCTTTTACGATGAATGCAAACGGAGGTACAACATTAAACTATGGAAAACCTTCACTGATACCTTCAATTCTTTGCCGATAG CGGCTGTGGTGGAAAGCACAATCCTATGCATGCATGGTGGACTGTCCCCGGACCTGTCCTCCATCGACCAGCTGCGTCACATAAACCGACCTCTGGACATACCGGACCATGGACTGGTCTGTGATCTGCTCTGGTCTGACCCAGATGAG GACATCACTGGTTGGGGTGAGAATGACCGTGGCGTTTCTTATACATTCGGAGGCGATGTCATCAGACATTTCCTGAAACAGAATGATCTCAGTCTCATCGTGAGAGCTCACCAG GTGGTTGAAGACGGATACCAGTTTTTCCAAAAGCGTAAACTAGTGACTCTCTTCAGCGCCCCCAATTACTGCGGGGAATTTGACAATGCTGGAGGGATAATGATAGTGACTGAAGACTTGACTTGTTCCTTCTCCATTCTCCCA CCGGAACTTGCCAAACTACCTGTCAAGAAAAAATGA
- the LOC139960322 gene encoding RNA exonuclease 5-like isoform X1, which translates to MGSYSEGIVPGVYGHENGTGLNSKLKSHHQGDQVRRKDIPRIFLNCFKNHTQHVVQKGQCRCKKTYSRVPLEEIRNLLHLSLLGKQSQCKPRWCTLRRAQEISKVLVVVMHGVSSSCYRSHKDCFVKLTEISKVQTKVGFTSKQDLVAALFKTGSSETKKEPDGANDNYPGRSSFLVSKTKMVSLNYPLRDDDNIVSTNHTDEVSDNSPLFALDCEMCQTQEGLELAKVCLVEEDGQLIYSRLVKPENEIINYLTEYSGMTAETLQEVNTRLRDVQEEIIQLLPPDAILVGQSIENDLRALKMFHPFCVDTSDMFTRSGHRVGLANLTQFYLSREIQSGDQGHDPTEDARAALDLFKLRLAEGTKLPNYKRRKGSQQPERISVDSSLLAGCEDQRKTCAIVDVRKVIRQFEANAADILECINDSESFKKATSAIKRRDFTWLQFHSLHNLLQGNWISEETLQMTLRKLDERLHQLYQCLPGKSLLITLMAPSDTSSKQLGRCFVTLTKESL; encoded by the exons ATGGGATCATATTCGGAGGGGATCGTACCTGGAGTTTACGGTCACGAAA ATGGCACTGGGTTGAATTCCAAACTTAAGTCCCATCATCAGGGAGATCAAGTCAGAAGGAAG gaCATTCCTAGGATCTTTCTAAATTGCTTCAAGAATCACACACAACATGTTGTACAAAAAGGACAGTGCAGATGTAAGAAAACATACTCTAGGGTACCTCTGGAGGAGATTCGAAATCTGCTGCACCTGTCCTTGCTGGGAAAACAATCTCAGTGTAAACCACG ATGGTGCACTCTTCGACGAGCACAAGAGATTTCCAAAGTCCTGGTTGTTGTCATGCATGGCGTCTCCAGCAGCTGCTACAGAAGCCACAAGGACTGCTTTGTGAAGTTAACTGAAATATCCAAAGTA CAAACAAAGGTTGGATTCACATCAAAGCAAGATCTGGTCGCAGCATTGTTCAAGACAGGATCATCGGAAACAAAGAAAG AACCAGATGGTGCTAATGATAATTATCCAG GAAGGTCTTCATTCCTTGTTTCTAAAACAAAAATGGTGAGCTTGAACTACCCCTTGAGGGATGATGACAATATTGTCTCCACCAACCATACGGATGAAGTATCAGACAATAGCCCATTGTTTGCCCTTGATTGTGAAATG TGTCAGACTCAGGAGGGGTTGGAGCTGGCCAAAGTGTGCTTGGTTGAGGAGGACGGTCAGTTGATATACTCAAGACTGGTCAAACCAGAAAATGAAATCATAAATTATTTGACCGA GTACAGTGGCATGACAGCTGAAACTTTACAGGAGGTAAACACGAGACTACGAGATGTCCAAGAGGAGATTATTCAGCTTCTACCACCTGACGCAATCCTGGTTGGACAATCCATCGAAAATGACCTCAGAGCTTTGAAG ATGTTCCACCCCTTTTGTGTTGATACAAGTGATATGTTTACAAGGAGTGGCCATCGAGTAGGATTAGCTAATCTGACACAGTTTTATCTTAG TCGGGAGATTCAGTCGGGGGACCAAGGTCATGACCCCACTGAAGATGCGAGAGCTGCCCTTGATCTGTTCAAGTTACGACTCGCGGAGGGAACCAAGTTACCGAATTACAAACGAAGGAAAGGTTCTCAGCAGCCGGAGAGAATATCTGTTGATTCAAG CCTCCTAGCAGGATGCGAAGACCAACGTAAGACCTGTGCGATTGTGGATGTCAGGAAAGTAATACGCCAGTTTGAAGCCAACGCTGCCGATATCCTAGAGTGCATCAACGATTCGGAG TCTTTCAAGAAAGCCACGTCTGCTATTAAAAGAAGGGATTTTACGTGGTTGCAATTTCACAGCCTACACAACCTCCTGCAGGGCAATTGGATTAGTGAGGAAACCCTACAG ATGACATTACGGAAACTAGACGAGCGGTTACATCAACTTTACCAATGTCTGCCTGGGAAGAGTTTACTGATTACACTAATGGCTCCATCAGACACATCATCAAAACAGCTGGGCAGATGCTTTGTTACTTTAACCAAGGAGTCTTTATGA
- the LOC139960322 gene encoding RNA exonuclease 5-like isoform X2 — translation MGSYSEGIVPGVYGHENGTGLNSKLKSHHQGDQVRRKDIPRIFLNCFKNHTQHVVQKGQCRCKKTYSRVPLEEIRNLLHLSLLGKQSQCKPRWCTLRRAQEISKVLVVVMHGVSSSCYRSHKDCFVKLTEISKVQTKVGFTSKQDLVAALFKTGSSETKKDGANDNYPGRSSFLVSKTKMVSLNYPLRDDDNIVSTNHTDEVSDNSPLFALDCEMCQTQEGLELAKVCLVEEDGQLIYSRLVKPENEIINYLTEYSGMTAETLQEVNTRLRDVQEEIIQLLPPDAILVGQSIENDLRALKMFHPFCVDTSDMFTRSGHRVGLANLTQFYLSREIQSGDQGHDPTEDARAALDLFKLRLAEGTKLPNYKRRKGSQQPERISVDSSLLAGCEDQRKTCAIVDVRKVIRQFEANAADILECINDSESFKKATSAIKRRDFTWLQFHSLHNLLQGNWISEETLQMTLRKLDERLHQLYQCLPGKSLLITLMAPSDTSSKQLGRCFVTLTKESL, via the exons ATGGGATCATATTCGGAGGGGATCGTACCTGGAGTTTACGGTCACGAAA ATGGCACTGGGTTGAATTCCAAACTTAAGTCCCATCATCAGGGAGATCAAGTCAGAAGGAAG gaCATTCCTAGGATCTTTCTAAATTGCTTCAAGAATCACACACAACATGTTGTACAAAAAGGACAGTGCAGATGTAAGAAAACATACTCTAGGGTACCTCTGGAGGAGATTCGAAATCTGCTGCACCTGTCCTTGCTGGGAAAACAATCTCAGTGTAAACCACG ATGGTGCACTCTTCGACGAGCACAAGAGATTTCCAAAGTCCTGGTTGTTGTCATGCATGGCGTCTCCAGCAGCTGCTACAGAAGCCACAAGGACTGCTTTGTGAAGTTAACTGAAATATCCAAAGTA CAAACAAAGGTTGGATTCACATCAAAGCAAGATCTGGTCGCAGCATTGTTCAAGACAGGATCATCGGAAACAAAGAAAG ATGGTGCTAATGATAATTATCCAG GAAGGTCTTCATTCCTTGTTTCTAAAACAAAAATGGTGAGCTTGAACTACCCCTTGAGGGATGATGACAATATTGTCTCCACCAACCATACGGATGAAGTATCAGACAATAGCCCATTGTTTGCCCTTGATTGTGAAATG TGTCAGACTCAGGAGGGGTTGGAGCTGGCCAAAGTGTGCTTGGTTGAGGAGGACGGTCAGTTGATATACTCAAGACTGGTCAAACCAGAAAATGAAATCATAAATTATTTGACCGA GTACAGTGGCATGACAGCTGAAACTTTACAGGAGGTAAACACGAGACTACGAGATGTCCAAGAGGAGATTATTCAGCTTCTACCACCTGACGCAATCCTGGTTGGACAATCCATCGAAAATGACCTCAGAGCTTTGAAG ATGTTCCACCCCTTTTGTGTTGATACAAGTGATATGTTTACAAGGAGTGGCCATCGAGTAGGATTAGCTAATCTGACACAGTTTTATCTTAG TCGGGAGATTCAGTCGGGGGACCAAGGTCATGACCCCACTGAAGATGCGAGAGCTGCCCTTGATCTGTTCAAGTTACGACTCGCGGAGGGAACCAAGTTACCGAATTACAAACGAAGGAAAGGTTCTCAGCAGCCGGAGAGAATATCTGTTGATTCAAG CCTCCTAGCAGGATGCGAAGACCAACGTAAGACCTGTGCGATTGTGGATGTCAGGAAAGTAATACGCCAGTTTGAAGCCAACGCTGCCGATATCCTAGAGTGCATCAACGATTCGGAG TCTTTCAAGAAAGCCACGTCTGCTATTAAAAGAAGGGATTTTACGTGGTTGCAATTTCACAGCCTACACAACCTCCTGCAGGGCAATTGGATTAGTGAGGAAACCCTACAG ATGACATTACGGAAACTAGACGAGCGGTTACATCAACTTTACCAATGTCTGCCTGGGAAGAGTTTACTGATTACACTAATGGCTCCATCAGACACATCATCAAAACAGCTGGGCAGATGCTTTGTTACTTTAACCAAGGAGTCTTTATGA
- the LOC139960321 gene encoding uncharacterized protein: MNRHSRVLPFPQGKGKEKDKSSHNASGSKPHLSGSSIASSSRGVAKSGIKSVKGLVNSLSVVAKANHSSSKEKHGGGGQTCAPSISAAVAAASAVPNRPQNKVEPSDETVPATIEAKNVKPVASSAPEQQDCDNDKISNPKATSDSADGGVPITDIKSLENLQITQDELPDDEPSSEPRPVGQSEAESSSPESSSPESSSPESNTPESSTPEEDCTTTAAAKDEVEQCKEIVCGCPKDKENCECSSSGKDLQKDLPSSYLAVVGKQKVHESVRETFKLRLLCPEDVPEVKALCGDWFPVEYPDSWYHDITSDSRFHSLAAVINNEIVGLLVSEVKARARLHREDSTILSSAFPSITQVAYILSLGVVSTFRRLGIATALLTNLLNYLNTHDKLNIKAVYLHVLASNTNAISFYEKHSFRRHEYLPYYYAIRGKGKDGLSYVLYVNGGQPPWTLLDYMKLVGAYISRMQPSSLPSAMANRTRNFIASRRSWFPSLPSFPSMPSMPNVNLPSMNMNILQRFRGQQGQGSSHDPEVGLSPEEVAALESEDPDELGPGRNRSWLPSVKYYNLLQRFGGQCYDSGEPSEFEDIESGPPRL; encoded by the exons ATGAACCGACACTCGCGGGTCCTTCCTTTCCCTCAAGGGAAGGGCAAAGAGAAGGACAAGTCATCGCATAATGCATCGGGGAGTAAACCTCATCTTAGCGGTAGCAGCATCGCTAGTTCATCACGAGGAGTAGCGAAATCTGGCATTAAAAGTGTGAAGGGACTAGTGAATAGCCTCTCAGTCGTTGCAAAAGCAAACCATAGCAGCAGTAAGGAGAAACATGGAGGAGGAGGTCAAACCTGTGCCCCTAGCATCAGTGCAGCAGTTGCAGCTGCAAGTGCAGTGCCTAACAGGCCACAAAATAAGGTAGAACCTTCAGACGAGACCGTACCAGCCACAATCGAAGCCAAAAATGTCAAGCCCGTCGCATCCAGTGCACCCGAACAACAGGACTGCGATAACGACAAAATTTCAAACCCGAAAGCTACGTCGGACTCGGCTGACGGAGGTGTACCTATAACTGACATTAAGAGTTTGGAGAATTTACAAATCACTCAAGATGAATTGCCAGACGATGAACCGTCGTCAGAACCAAGGCCAGTCGGCCAGAGTGAAGCAGAGAGCAGCAGTCCGGAGAGCAGCAGTCCGGAGAGCAGCAGTCCGGAGAGCAACACTCCAGAGAGCAGCACCCCAGAGGAAGATTGCACCACCACTGCTGCGGCCAAGGACGAAGTTGAGCAATGCAAGGAAATCGTCTGCGGTTGTCCCAAAGATAAAGAGAATTGTGAATGTTCCTCATCAGGAAAGGATTTGCAGAAAGATCTGCCGTCTTCGTACCTCGCGGTAGTCGGGAAACAAAAAGTGCACGAGTCCGTGCGGGAAACTTTTAAACTGAGATTGCTCTGTCCAGAAGATGTCCCAGAAGTAAAGGCATTATGTGGAGATTGGTTTCCTGTAGA GTATCCTGACTCATGGTATCACGATATTACCAGCGATAGCAGGTTTCATTCACTCGCTGCTGTAATAAACAACGAGATAGTAGGACTGTTGGTCTCCGAGGTCAAAGCCAGGGCACGACTCCACAGAGAG gaTTCAACAATACTTTCATCAGCCTTCCCATCCATTACTCAGGTGGCATATATTTTGAGCTTGGGTGTGGTCTCTACTTTCAGACGACTAGGAATTG CCACCGCACTCCTGACCAACCTGCTCAACTATTTGAATACTCACGATAAACTCAACATCAAGGCCGTCTATCTACACGTGTTGGCATCAAACACCAACGCAATTAGTTTTTATGAAAAGCACAGTTTTCGTCGCCACGAGTACTTGCCTTATTACTATGCTATACGTGGCAAGGGAAAAGACGGATTATCTTATGTCTTATACGTCAATGGAGGCCAGCCACCTTGGACCTTGCT AGATTATATGAAGTTGGTCGGTGCTTACATTTCACGTATGCAACCCTCCAGCCTACCATCCGCTATGGCCAACAGGACCCGTAATTTCATCGCCAGCCGACGTAGCTGGTTTCCGAGCCTACCAAGCTTTCCCAGCATGCCGAGCATGCCCAACGTCAACTTACCGAGCATGAATATGAACATTCTGCAGCGTTTCAGAGGTCAGCAAGGTCAAGGGTCGTCACACGACCCCGAGGTCGGTCTTTCACCCGAGGAAGTGGCAGCCCTGGAGAGCGAAGACCCCGACGAGTTGGGACCGGGGAGAAACCGCAGTTGGTTGCCGAGTGTCAAGTATTACAACTTGCTCCAGAGGTTTGGCGGCCAATGTTACGACAGCGGAGAACCGTCTGAATTTGAGGATATCGAGTCCGGCCCACCGAGACTATAA